One Natronomonas moolapensis 8.8.11 genomic region harbors:
- a CDS encoding RNA-guided endonuclease TnpB family protein: MTELTETLELKLVEPNAHKHRKLCETKQAYQDVLEAAFNANCTTQSAANDVVVSYDLSGYAKNALKKYVPQLCGGSYDAKELHDDHPVRFTNEGPKLDHKPQNTIEWYVKIPHHDDYHLWLPAQPNPEQREWLEALHAGDAKMGECRLFDRDGEWYFHIVATRDVEERKTSSAETPIVADIGEASLLTVCHRDERGSPTAPNLWNDEGKAVRQLRETYFTATRRLQKRGSERIAESYGDELWRHIDHILHTVTSEVVAYADRFENPVLVLEDLTHIRENMDYGAFMNRRLHGWGFAKMHAQIRYKAAEKGIRVETVNPAYTSKTCHCCGEQGYRPDQAMFKCTNSACWVSEYQADVNAALNIADRYLGGESHSREHTNGDDSAEEGGRLTVPQDSQADADTQQETLGTYAS, encoded by the coding sequence GTGACCGAACTCACCGAGACGCTGGAACTGAAGCTTGTGGAACCGAACGCCCACAAGCATCGGAAACTCTGTGAGACGAAACAGGCGTACCAAGACGTGCTTGAAGCCGCGTTCAACGCTAACTGTACCACGCAGTCGGCGGCCAACGACGTGGTGGTCAGCTACGACCTGAGCGGCTACGCGAAGAACGCGCTCAAGAAGTACGTCCCGCAACTCTGTGGCGGAAGCTACGACGCCAAAGAGCTTCACGACGACCACCCTGTTCGGTTCACGAACGAAGGCCCGAAGCTCGACCACAAGCCACAGAATACTATCGAGTGGTACGTCAAAATCCCACACCACGACGACTACCACCTCTGGTTGCCCGCGCAACCGAATCCCGAACAGCGCGAGTGGTTGGAAGCGTTGCACGCGGGGGACGCGAAGATGGGCGAGTGTCGGCTGTTCGACCGCGACGGCGAATGGTACTTCCACATCGTCGCCACGCGGGACGTGGAGGAACGAAAAACCAGTTCGGCGGAAACGCCGATTGTGGCAGACATCGGGGAAGCCTCTTTGTTAACGGTGTGTCACCGTGACGAGCGCGGTTCCCCGACTGCTCCCAACCTCTGGAACGACGAAGGCAAGGCGGTTCGCCAACTCCGTGAGACATACTTCACGGCGACTCGACGCCTTCAAAAACGCGGAAGCGAACGTATCGCTGAATCCTACGGCGACGAGTTGTGGCGACACATCGACCACATCCTTCACACGGTCACGTCGGAGGTCGTCGCCTACGCCGACCGATTCGAGAATCCCGTGTTGGTTCTGGAAGACTTGACGCACATCCGCGAGAACATGGACTACGGTGCGTTCATGAACCGACGGCTTCACGGATGGGGCTTCGCCAAGATGCACGCTCAGATTCGCTACAAAGCGGCTGAGAAAGGGATTCGTGTGGAGACGGTGAATCCCGCGTACACCTCGAAGACGTGCCACTGTTGTGGTGAGCAGGGCTATCGCCCCGACCAAGCGATGTTCAAGTGTACCAACTCGGCGTGTTGGGTTTCGGAGTACCAAGCAGACGTTAACGCCGCGCTCAATATTGCAGACCGCTACCTCGGTGGAGAGAGCCATTCAAGAGAACACACGAATGGCGATGACTCGGCTGAGGAAGGGGGACGTTTGACCGTCCCACAAGACAGCCAAGCCGATGCTGACACCCAGCAAGAGACGCTTGGAACGTATGCGTCTTGA